In a genomic window of Poecilia reticulata strain Guanapo linkage group LG22, Guppy_female_1.0+MT, whole genome shotgun sequence:
- the LOC103458834 gene encoding girdin-like, with amino-acid sequence MSQSNKASCSGAENERLQRTVAKETQKLQGILKEVGLMSVERHTMMKANEDLKNQVINIEKAALEKDKLLTEREEELKRLLNINKTLKDNNTILEQMSTAPKKENMALEKEKTALEMKCMALEKEKSALEMKSTALEEEKTQLENKSTSLEQKNTVLEKEKTALEKKSTDLEQKNTALENKSTSLEQKNTVLEQKNTVLDMKSTNLEKEKTALENKSTSLEQKNTVLEKEKTALMKKSTYLEKEKTALENKSTSLEQKNMVLEQKNTDLEKEKTALEKKSNDLEQKNTALENKSIVLEKEKSVLVKKSTYLEKEKTAMENKSTSLEQENTVLEKEKTALMKKSTDLEKEKTALENKSTSLEQKNTVLEKEKTALEMKSTALEKERAALENKSTSLEQKNTDLEKEKTALMKKSTDLEKEKTALENNSTSLEQKNTVLEKEKTALEKKSSALEKEKTALETKITSLEQKNTVLEKEKTTLEKKSNDLKEKNTALENKSIVLEKEKTALEQRITSLEQESTTMQQKNTALDRINTTLEQDNTALKLKSAALEQQNTALEMINAALEKENTALEQENTAQKMKTTALERKSVVLGQIKTALEQINTPLEEENTALEQNNTTLEQNNTTLQLENTTLQHQNTALEQENTALRRKSTSLEEKSTVLEQINTALEQENNVLENINTDLQLEVEQLNKRLRDRGELQTEQPSEAETHEDSRPHVFRRVVGGFSDTLLKMYQTDNLRYWVERWYF; translated from the exons ATGAGTCAAAGCAATAAGGCTTCTTGTTCTGGTGCCGAGAATGAAAGACTACAGCGCACTGTAGCCAAAGAGACGCAGAAGCTGCAGGGTATCTTAAAAGAAGTTGGTCTGATGTCTGTTGAGAGACATACAATGATGAAGGCAAATGAGGATCTGAAGAATCAAGTGATCAACATAGAAAAAGCTGCGCTGGAAAAAGACAAGCTGCTTACCGAGAGAGAAGAGGAACTAAAAAGACtgttaaacataaacaaaactttaaaggaCAATAACACCATCCTGGAGCAGATGAGCACTGCCCCGAAGAAGGAAAACATGGCCTTGGAGAAGGAAAAGACCGCTCTGGAGATGAAATGCATGGccttggagaaagaaaagagcgCTCTGGAGATGAAAAGCACTGCCCTGGAAGAGGAAAAGACTCAATTGGAGAATAAAAGCACGTctttggagcagaaaaacacggtgctggagaaggaaaagaccGCTCTAGAGAAGAAAAGTACCGACCTtgagcagaaaaacactgcCTTGGAGAATAAAAGCACCTCCTTGGAGCAGAAAAATACGgtcctggagcagaaaaacacagtcCTGGACATGAAAAGCACTAAcctggaaaaggaaaagactGCCTTGGAGAATAAAAGCACCTccttggagcagaaaaacacagtcctggagaaggaaaagaccGCTCTGATGAAGAAAAGCACTTACttggaaaaggaaaagactGCCTTGGAGAATAAGAGCACCTccttggagcagaaaaacatggtcctggagcagaaaaacacagacctGGAGAAGGAGAAGACCGCTCTAGAGAAGAAAAGCAACGACCTtgagcagaaaaacactgcCTTGGAGAATAAAAGCATCGTCCTGGAGAAGGAAAAGTCCGTTCTGGTGAAGAAAAGCACTTAcctggaaaaggaaaagactGCCATGGAGAATAAAAGTACCTCcttggagcaggaaaacacggtcctggagaaagaaaagaccGCTCTGATGAAGAAAAGCACTGACttggaaaaggaaaagactGCCTTGGAGAATAAAAGCACCTCCTTAGAGCAGAAGAACACGGtcctggagaaagaaaagaccGCTTTGGAGATGAAAAGTACTGCCCTGGAAAAGGAAAGGGCTGCCTTGGAGAATAAAAGCACCTccttggagcagaaaaacacggacttggagaaagaaaagaccGCTCTGATGAAGAAAAGCACGGAcctggaaaaggaaaagactGCCTTGGAGAATAACAGCACATctttggagcagaaaaacacagtcctggagaaggaaaagaccGCTCTN gagaagaaaagcagcgccctggagaaggaaaagactGCCTTGGAGACTAAAATCACCTccttggagcagaaaaacacagtccttgagaaagaaaagaccactctggagaagaaaagcaaCGACCTTAAGGAGAAAAACACTGCCTTGGAGAATAAAAGCATCGtcctggagaaggaaaagaccGCTCTCGAGCAAAGAATCACCTCCTTGGAGCAGGAAAGCACCACCATGCAGCAGAAGAACACTGCCTTGGATCGGATAAACACCACCCTGGAGCAGGACAACACTGCTCTGAAGCTGAAAAGCGCTGCTCTCGAGCAGCAGAACACTGCCTTGGAGATGATTAACGCCgccctggagaaggaaaacactGCCCTAGAGCAGGAGAACACCGCccagaaaatgaaaaccacaGCTCTGGAGCGGAAAAGCGTTGTCTTAGGTCAAATAAAGACTGCCCTGGAGCAGATAAACACCCCCCTGGAGGAGGAGAACACTGCCCTGGAGCAGAACAACACGACCCTGGAGCAAAACAACACCACCCTGCAGCTGGAGAACACCACCCTGCAGCATCAGAACACTGccctggagcaggaaaacaccGCCCTGAGGCGGAAAAGCACCAGCCTGGAGGAGAAGAGCACCGTCCTGGAGCAAATAAACACTGCCTTGGAGCAGGAAAACAATGTCTTGGAGAATATTAACACCGACC